In Chloroflexota bacterium, one genomic interval encodes:
- a CDS encoding response regulator has protein sequence MWINEQFIYHLRDALNHLYNPHHLRHNPLASLLGVADRPDASSALRRILMEAIESLRPDAEVLPQSRAWRIYDLLLYRYVQQFSQQEVADQLGLSVRHLRREQQAALEALACRLWEQYRLAEEQAEEAVPTEASSAESAVNEELTWLKEAQPEKPTPLGPTLSAVLDLARPLATRHQVHLEGAPADALPDLPVHAVVLRQLLLSLLSVAIHRTPGGRVRISVRPVHQEVEIQVSCTNAQSDPAPPLNDDAVSLDIARQLVGLCGGQLTLADEEAFTAALTLPALGQFPVLVIDDNADTLQLLQRYTSGTRYRLISTRDPEQALPLVKEFSPQIIVLDVMMPQVDGWEVLERLRQHPLTRHIPIIVCTILAQEELALSLGASAFVRKPVTRQAFLAALDRQIAWMGTEPH, from the coding sequence ATGTGGATCAACGAGCAGTTCATATACCATCTGCGGGACGCCCTCAACCACCTTTACAACCCTCATCACCTGCGCCATAACCCCCTCGCCTCCCTTTTGGGGGTAGCGGATCGCCCCGACGCGTCCTCCGCCCTGCGCCGCATCCTGATGGAGGCCATCGAGTCCCTGCGCCCGGATGCCGAGGTGTTGCCTCAGTCCCGCGCCTGGCGGATCTATGACCTCCTCCTCTACCGCTACGTGCAGCAGTTCAGCCAGCAGGAGGTTGCGGATCAATTGGGGCTGAGCGTTCGCCATCTGCGACGCGAGCAGCAGGCCGCGCTGGAGGCGCTGGCCTGCCGGCTGTGGGAGCAATACCGACTGGCGGAGGAGCAGGCCGAGGAGGCCGTGCCCACGGAAGCGTCGTCGGCCGAATCCGCCGTGAACGAGGAGTTAACCTGGCTGAAGGAGGCCCAGCCGGAGAAGCCGACGCCCTTAGGCCCAACGCTCTCCGCGGTGTTGGATCTGGCGCGTCCGCTGGCAACCCGACATCAGGTCCATCTGGAGGGCGCGCCCGCGGACGCGCTGCCCGATCTGCCGGTACACGCCGTCGTCCTGCGCCAGCTTCTCCTCAGCCTCCTCAGTGTGGCCATTCATCGGACCCCAGGAGGCCGGGTGCGCATCTCGGTTCGGCCGGTGCACCAGGAGGTCGAGATCCAGGTGTCCTGCACGAACGCCCAATCCGACCCGGCACCGCCCCTGAACGACGACGCGGTCAGCCTGGATATCGCCCGGCAGCTTGTGGGATTGTGCGGCGGGCAGCTGACGCTCGCCGACGAGGAGGCCTTCACGGCCGCCCTCACGCTTCCCGCTCTGGGGCAGTTCCCCGTGCTGGTCATAGACGACAACGCGGACACTCTGCAACTGCTGCAGCGATATACATCCGGCACCCGGTATCGCCTGATCAGCACACGGGATCCGGAGCAAGCCCTGCCCCTGGTGAAGGAGTTCTCCCCTCAGATCATCGTCCTGGACGTGATGATGCCCCAGGTGGACGGCTGGGAGGTCCTGGAGCGTCTGCGGCAGCATCCCCTCACCCGCCATATCCCCATCATCGTATGCACCATCCTGGCCCAGGAGGAGCTTGCGCTCTCCCTGGGCGCCAGCGCGTTCGTGCGCAAACCCGTCACCCGACAGGCTTTTCTGGCCGCCCTTGACCGTCAGATCGCGTGGATGGGGACAGAACCTCACTGA
- a CDS encoding extracellular solute-binding protein, whose translation MFVKKISRRDFLRFSAGGVTGVILAACQPVAPAAPPAAPKEEEAAPQPAPEQPVQVTYWGHAFMPRVELDKVYIEQFMEQNPLITVVYENPGDFSNKWLTAIAAGAGPDLWADWNAYVGTAYAQGAIVPVDFVALDMDESEFMDLYIEPQNTLQGATFEGKLYGIPNELSIYAAHLNNKLWEEAGLDPKTDFPKTWEELIPVAEQLTKRDKDGKLIQRGWVFGWAASVWMFLQWGAMLRQLGGSEVSEDGRTCTINTPEAAKVLQYWKDWVEEGRGGPQYQNDQAVFQTGTVATVGHLGSWARPGILDAGIEYTVHPVPRWKDAVNNNGFDIYAYFHMVNSQSPDEVKRAAWKLAWFLDSHPVEYLDKTGLLQPQKKVEASRVFQETPYLDVFLNEMKVSMYSPRIPGFLEVADALARVRDRACVEGMDVVEALAQGKEEIDKILDEAWAAAGI comes from the coding sequence ATGTTCGTCAAGAAGATCAGCCGACGCGATTTTCTGCGCTTCTCCGCTGGCGGCGTCACCGGAGTCATTCTGGCGGCGTGTCAGCCCGTTGCCCCCGCTGCTCCTCCCGCCGCGCCCAAGGAGGAAGAGGCAGCGCCGCAGCCGGCTCCAGAGCAGCCGGTGCAGGTGACGTATTGGGGGCATGCGTTCATGCCTCGAGTGGAGCTGGACAAGGTTTACATCGAACAGTTCATGGAGCAGAATCCCCTCATCACCGTGGTATACGAGAACCCGGGAGACTTCTCGAACAAGTGGCTGACTGCCATCGCCGCGGGCGCCGGGCCCGATCTCTGGGCGGACTGGAACGCCTATGTCGGCACCGCGTACGCGCAGGGGGCCATCGTCCCGGTGGACTTCGTCGCCCTGGATATGGACGAGTCGGAGTTCATGGACCTTTACATCGAGCCGCAGAACACCTTGCAGGGGGCTACGTTCGAGGGTAAACTGTATGGGATCCCGAACGAGCTCAGCATCTACGCGGCGCACCTCAACAACAAGCTGTGGGAGGAGGCTGGCCTTGATCCGAAGACCGACTTCCCGAAGACGTGGGAGGAGCTGATCCCGGTGGCGGAGCAGCTCACGAAGCGAGACAAGGACGGCAAGCTGATCCAGCGGGGGTGGGTGTTTGGATGGGCGGCTTCTGTCTGGATGTTCCTCCAGTGGGGGGCGATGCTACGCCAGCTTGGGGGCTCTGAGGTCAGCGAGGATGGCAGGACCTGCACCATCAACACCCCGGAGGCGGCCAAGGTCCTTCAGTATTGGAAGGACTGGGTGGAGGAGGGCCGCGGCGGACCGCAGTATCAGAACGATCAGGCGGTCTTCCAGACGGGAACGGTGGCGACGGTGGGGCATCTGGGCTCCTGGGCGCGCCCGGGGATCCTGGACGCCGGGATCGAATACACCGTGCATCCGGTCCCCCGGTGGAAGGACGCGGTGAACAACAACGGATTCGATATCTACGCGTACTTCCACATGGTGAACTCCCAGTCGCCGGACGAGGTGAAGCGGGCCGCCTGGAAGCTGGCCTGGTTCCTCGATTCGCACCCGGTGGAGTATCTGGACAAGACGGGGCTGTTGCAGCCGCAGAAGAAGGTGGAGGCATCCCGTGTGTTCCAGGAGACCCCCTACCTGGACGTCTTCCTGAACGAGATGAAGGTGAGCATGTACTCGCCTCGCATCCCGGGGTTCCTGGAGGTGGCCGACGCCCTGGCCCGGGTGCGCGACCGGGCGTGTGTGGAGGGGATGGACGTGGTGGAGGCCCTGGCCCAGGGCAAGGAGGAGATCGACAAGATCCTGGACGAGGCCTGGGCGGCCGCCGGGATCT